The Saccopteryx leptura isolate mSacLep1 chromosome 2, mSacLep1_pri_phased_curated, whole genome shotgun sequence genome has a window encoding:
- the HPS4 gene encoding BLOC-3 complex member HPS4 gives MAASISAETKSASWWNYFFLYDGTKVKEEGDPTRAGICYFYPAQTLLEQQELLCGQIAGVVHCVSDISGAPPTLIRLRKLKFAIKVDGEYLWVLGCAVELPDSSCQQFLHQLIGFFHFYNGPVSLAYKNRPQEDLSAAWDTFIEQILKNSSGLHRIFTSLWNLDRTKVEPLLLLKAALILQTCQRPAHVLAGCILYKGLIVSSQLPPSLTAKVLLHRAVLRAQRLPTGGDALQELGARLPPNVHIMPVFVTEEEAVGLHEFSGEDVTSSPVSPASLQEQSAWQPLQGWSPSSLKEDANRHEKTTPESRSPNTAWPNGSGENGHVSAGELESVQPAHLPGTARGPGPGAHCSPEKQRGLPSRSEELDLSEIHIPEAQGKGASSGYCAFSNECPPEGSGPHHKESVSDSDNLELKPPEALPVGTATGGLLSVSTPDVLTQNGALGQHEDLPGDGSQAPFPREDLLPRRTSGPLSSPPLASRQRGREPPGGEQGTAQCMDGVRESRSAPGPGCHSGPADSLDDGPSTDCSDCRVSPSSPGELVRMNLYTHSVKGLVLSLLAEEPLLGDSAAIEEVYHSSLASLNGLEVHLKETLPRDEAPSSGRTYNFTHYDRVQNVLAANLPQAATAQDRRFLQAVGLMHSDFAQLPSLYEVTVRNASTAVYACCSPVQETYFQQLAPAVRSSGFPSPQDLAFSLPGKARQKLLKHGVNLL, from the exons ATGGCTGCCTCCATCTCAGCAGAGACGAAGTCAGCCTCCTG GtggaattattttttcctttacgaTGGCACGAAGgtaaaggaggaaggagaccCGACGAGAGCCGGCATTTGTTATTTCTATCCTGCTCAG ACCCTGCTTGAGCAGCAGGAGCTGCTCTGTGGACAGATTGCTGGGGTGGTCCACTGTGTTTCTGACATCTCTGGCGCTCCGCCCACTCTCATTCGTCTGCGGAAACTGAAGTTCGCCATAAAGGTTGATGGAGAATACCTCTGG GTGCTGGGCTGTGCAGTGGAGCTCCCTGATAGCAGCTGCCAGCAGTTTCTCCATCAGCTGATTGgattctttcatttttacaatGGACCTGTTTCTCTGGCTTACAAG AACCGTCCTCAGGAAGACCTGAGCGCCGCGTGGGACACCTTCATTGAGCAGATCCTGAAGAACAGCAGTGGTCTGCATAGGATATTCACTTCCCTCTGGAACTTGGACCGAACTAAA GTGGAGCCCCTGCTACTGCTGAAGGCGGCCCTCATCCTGCAGACCTGCCAGCGCCCCGCGCACGTCCTAGCTGGATGCATCCTCTATAAAGGCCT GATTgtcagctcccagctcccaccgTCACTCACGGCCAAGGTCCTGCTTCACCGAGCTGTGCTGCGGGCCCAG aGACTACCTACAGGAGGGGACGCCCTGCAGGAGCTTG GAGCGCGCCTCCCCCCGAATGTCCACATCATGCCTGTTTTTGTGACAGAAGAGGAAGCTGTCGGTCTCCATGAGTTCTCAGGGGAGGATGTGACTAG CTCTCCTGTGTCTCCAGCCAGTCTCCAGGAGCAGTCTGCGTGGCAGCCTCTGCAGGGCTGGAGCCCATCTTCCCTGAAAGAAGATGCCAATAGGCATGAGAAAACCACCCCTGAGTCCAGGTCCCCTAACACAGCCTGGCCAAATGGCAGTGGGGAGAACGGACACGTCTCGGCTGGTGAACTGGAGAGCGTGCAGCCTGCACATCTGCCCGGCACTGCCAGGGGCCCGGGCCCGGGGGCCCACTGCTCCCCAGAGAAGCAGCGCGGCTTGCCCAGCAGGAGCGAGGAACTGGACTTGTCTGAAATCCACATTCCAGAAGCTCAGGGAAAGGGAGCATCCTCAGGTTATTGTGCCTTCTCGAATGAGTGCCCCCCAGAGGGCAGTGGTCCGCATCACAAGGAATCTGTCAGTGACTCTGACAACCTGGAACTCAAGCCACCCGAGGCCCTGCCAGTGGGCACAGCCACCGGaggcctcctctctgtctccactcCCGATGTGCTCACCCAGAATGGAGCCCTGGGGCAGCACGAAGACCTTCCTGGGGACGGCAGCCAAGCCCCCTTTCCCAGGGAAGACCTCCTCCCCAGAAGGACGAGTGGGCCGCTGTCATCGCCTCCCCTAGCTtccaggcagagaggaagggagccgCCTGGGGGGGAACAGGGTACTGCGCAGTGCATGGATGGGGTTCGGGAGAGCCGCTCAGCCCCCGGCCCGGGGTGCCACTCGGGCCCTGCAGACTCTTTGGATGACGGCCCCTCGACAGACTGCTCTGACTGCAGGGTGAGCCCCTCATCCCCCGGAGAACTCGTGCGCATGAACCTCTACACTCACAGCGTCAAAGGGCTGGTGCTGTCCCTGCTAGCCGAGGAGCCGCTGCTGGGAGACAGTGCAGCCATCGAGGAGGTG TACCATAGCAGCCTGGCGTCCCTGAACGGGCTGGAGGTCCACCTGAAGGAGACGCTGCCCAGAGACGAGGCCCCCTCCTCCGGCAGAACGTACAACTTCACGCACTACGACCGCGTTCAGAACGTGCTGGCGG CGAACCTGCCACAGGCAGCCACAGCCCAGGATCGCCGCTTCCTCCAGGCTGTCGGCCTGATGCATTCTGACTTTGCCCAGCTGCCGTCGCTGTACGAGGTGACCGTGAG aaACGCCTCCACAGCTGTGTACGCCTGCTGCAGCCCCGTCCAGGAAACCTACTTCCAGCAGCTGGCGCCGGCCGTGCGCAGCTCCGGCTTCCCGAGCCCCCAGGACCTGGCCTTCAGCCTCCCGGGCAAAGCCCGGCAGAAGCTGCTGAAGCACGGGGTGAACTTGCTGTGA